Proteins encoded together in one Bdellovibrionota bacterium window:
- the asnB gene encoding asparagine synthase (glutamine-hydrolyzing), producing MCGIAGAFLSFSNASALTLVQNIVRSQFARGPDHQEIHVRREKDLTLILGHNRLNIIDLTSNANQPMWKNDPELGIVFNGEIYNYIELRDELIHLGHTFKTRSDTEVILESFKEWGMDAINRFNGMFAFALYDENRRRLWLVRDRFGVKPLYYILNGSSLFFASTCTTMAQHFNLDPNLDYVVRGIRKWVYEDDLETSPYFGLNSLRQGHCLEVSFEENGRLSVCDFQYYDLQKQIFLLQEQQAGKPASYLQENIQEILESSIRLRLRSDVPVGIALSGGLDSSTIAALVARERTNVVAFSFGSPSDRGSEGLLVDKLSKQLNIEIEFINPSLSELKSALDKTLAVQEAPFPGASVIAQYLVFERAKERGVKVLLGGQGGDELFLGYRKFQLFFLGHLLHHHKYLKSLREIASLVPTMVQELPHLSQFWEQRMRYRGKGMETIFNDVRTDDLDLNCKHDLPFWFRQLADVTKISLPTLLRYEDRNSMGHSVESRLPFLDFRLVEAALALPTALKLRNGVNKWVLRQVMKEHLPKEICFARYRSGFDVPQARWIKQGLGEHIRTKIKERGENKSGFIPTETEIDRLFSNQQFVQREATFGEAISTLWLESTTKEEFDA from the coding sequence ATGTGCGGAATCGCCGGTGCATTCTTGAGCTTCTCAAACGCAAGTGCTCTTACGCTTGTTCAGAATATCGTCCGGTCTCAGTTCGCGAGGGGGCCAGACCATCAAGAAATACACGTCAGAAGAGAGAAGGATTTAACTCTGATCCTCGGCCATAACAGGCTCAATATTATCGATTTGACTTCAAATGCGAACCAACCGATGTGGAAAAACGATCCAGAATTAGGGATCGTTTTTAATGGAGAAATTTATAACTATATTGAGTTGCGAGATGAACTCATTCATTTAGGGCATACCTTTAAAACCCGTAGCGATACTGAAGTCATCCTTGAATCCTTCAAGGAATGGGGGATGGATGCGATCAATCGCTTTAACGGAATGTTTGCCTTTGCCCTTTACGATGAAAATCGGAGGCGGCTATGGCTCGTACGGGATCGTTTCGGTGTAAAGCCCCTCTACTATATTCTCAACGGCAGTTCTCTTTTTTTCGCATCTACCTGCACAACGATGGCGCAACATTTCAATTTGGATCCTAACTTAGATTACGTCGTCCGAGGCATTCGAAAGTGGGTATATGAAGACGACCTTGAAACATCTCCCTACTTTGGGCTGAACTCGCTTCGACAAGGACATTGCTTGGAAGTCTCATTTGAAGAAAATGGAAGATTGAGCGTCTGCGATTTTCAATATTATGATCTTCAAAAACAAATTTTCCTTCTTCAGGAGCAGCAGGCAGGCAAACCCGCTTCCTATCTGCAAGAGAATATCCAAGAAATATTGGAATCCTCAATAAGGCTACGTCTGCGTTCCGATGTGCCTGTTGGCATTGCGTTGAGCGGCGGGCTCGATTCATCGACGATCGCGGCGCTTGTTGCAAGGGAAAGGACCAACGTGGTCGCTTTTAGTTTTGGAAGTCCGTCGGATCGAGGGTCTGAAGGCCTGTTAGTCGATAAGCTTAGTAAACAACTAAACATTGAAATTGAATTTATTAATCCGAGTCTTAGCGAACTGAAGTCGGCTCTTGATAAAACACTCGCCGTCCAAGAGGCTCCCTTTCCTGGTGCAAGCGTCATCGCTCAATATCTTGTTTTTGAGCGTGCAAAAGAAAGAGGCGTGAAAGTTTTGCTTGGAGGACAGGGAGGAGACGAGTTGTTCTTAGGTTACCGAAAATTCCAACTCTTTTTTCTTGGCCACCTACTTCATCATCATAAATATCTTAAGAGCCTGCGTGAGATCGCATCGCTCGTCCCAACGATGGTTCAAGAACTACCGCATTTATCCCAATTTTGGGAACAGCGCATGCGATATCGAGGGAAAGGGATGGAGACGATATTCAATGATGTTCGAACCGATGATCTTGATCTCAATTGCAAACATGATCTACCGTTTTGGTTTCGACAATTGGCCGATGTGACAAAAATTAGCCTCCCCACATTGCTTCGATATGAGGACCGCAATTCAATGGGACATAGCGTTGAAAGCCGACTTCCATTCTTGGATTTTCGCCTAGTTGAAGCAGCATTGGCGTTACCCACAGCCTTAAAACTTAGAAACGGGGTGAACAAATGGGTGCTCCGCCAAGTGATGAAAGAACACCTCCCTAAAGAGATCTGTTTTGCAAGATATCGTAGCGGCTTTGATGTTCCACAAGCTCGATGGATCAAACAAGGTTTAGGAGAGCACATTCGAACCAAAATTAAGGAAAGGGGCGAAAATAAATCTGGCTTTATACCTACCGAAACGGAAATCGACCGACTCTTTTCCAATCAACAGTTCGTTCAAAGAGAAGCTACTTTTGGGGAAGCTATCAGTACCTTGTGGCTAGAAAGCACGACAAAAGAAGAATTCGACGCATAG
- a CDS encoding acyltransferase: MAQKTLFFAHKSAVIDKGAEIGQDTRIWHFSHVMPGAMIGERCVLGQNVYVGKGVRIGNGVKIQNNVSVYEGVTLEDDVFCGPSMVFTNVINPRSPIERKHEFKPTLVKQGATIGANATIMCGVTIGRYALVGAGAVVLDNVPDHELAVGVPAKPKGWVCRCGVRLDAVKDKLTCKSCGLAYQLSDHGLVHA, from the coding sequence ATGGCACAAAAGACGCTCTTCTTCGCCCACAAGTCGGCCGTCATCGACAAAGGGGCTGAAATCGGCCAGGACACGAGGATCTGGCACTTTTCGCACGTCATGCCCGGCGCGATGATCGGGGAGCGGTGCGTCCTGGGACAGAACGTCTATGTCGGAAAGGGAGTTCGGATCGGAAACGGCGTCAAGATCCAGAACAACGTGTCCGTTTATGAGGGTGTGACGCTGGAAGATGACGTTTTCTGCGGGCCGTCGATGGTGTTCACGAATGTGATTAACCCGCGGAGCCCAATTGAACGAAAGCATGAATTCAAACCGACGCTTGTGAAGCAGGGCGCAACCATCGGAGCAAACGCGACGATTATGTGCGGAGTGACGATCGGGCGGTACGCCCTTGTGGGCGCCGGAGCGGTCGTTCTGGATAACGTTCCCGACCACGAGTTGGCGGTGGGCGTGCCGGCCAAGCCGAAGGGGTGGGTGTGCCGTTGCGGTGTCCGATTGGACGCCGTGAAGGACAAGCTCACGTGCAAAAGCTGTGGACTCGCGTACCAACTCAGCGATCACGGTTTGGTGCACGCGTGA
- a CDS encoding class I SAM-dependent methyltransferase, whose protein sequence is MKKFRTPEELEASEAIARIFESCPDPTATKLENFPKYVRRQHLKRFLALYEIFKLVMPIKGSIVECGVFKGFGVMAWAKLSAMLEPENLTRRIYGFDSFSGFPNVSDKDKNKVVDPSVGGLFADSYDELSALITEHDRDRFLGHIDKVQLIRGDVIQTVPKFVESNRHLVVSLLFLDVDLYEPTKAVIRAVFPRMPKGAVIAFDELDNPMWPGETQALFDELGIGKLSLRRLEWDPYIAYAQIS, encoded by the coding sequence ATGAAAAAGTTTCGTACACCTGAAGAACTCGAAGCCAGCGAAGCAATTGCACGGATTTTTGAGTCTTGCCCGGATCCAACGGCGACCAAGCTAGAAAACTTCCCTAAATATGTGCGGCGACAGCATCTCAAGCGCTTCTTGGCACTTTATGAAATTTTCAAGCTCGTCATGCCTATTAAAGGTTCCATTGTTGAGTGCGGAGTGTTTAAGGGATTCGGCGTTATGGCCTGGGCCAAACTTAGTGCCATGCTAGAACCCGAAAATCTTACGAGGCGGATCTATGGGTTTGATTCATTTTCTGGATTTCCAAACGTAAGCGACAAAGATAAGAACAAAGTCGTCGATCCTTCCGTAGGAGGACTTTTCGCAGACTCCTATGACGAACTTTCTGCATTGATTACCGAACACGACCGCGATCGATTCCTCGGCCATATCGACAAGGTCCAACTTATACGTGGAGATGTCATTCAAACGGTTCCTAAGTTTGTCGAGAGCAATCGACATTTGGTTGTCAGTCTCCTGTTCCTTGACGTGGACTTATATGAGCCAACCAAAGCTGTGATCAGGGCGGTCTTCCCACGCATGCCGAAGGGAGCAGTCATCGCTTTTGACGAACTTGATAATCCGATGTGGCCCGGTGAAACTCAGGCGTTGTTCGATGAATTGGGAATTGGGAAGCTGTCCCTGCGTAGACTCGAGTGGGACCCCTACATTGCGTATGCTCAAATCAGCTGA
- a CDS encoding sugar transferase: MYPFFKRLFDVLASLLALVMLCPVWAVITVLIKKDGGPVIYKARRVGLNGKPFIMWKFRTMVVNADQLGGSSTPDDDARITDIGRFLRRTKLDEFPQLVNVLKGEMSFVGPRPQIQWAVDLYTLEERQVLSVRPGMTDSASVRFPSEGKILKGSKDPDGDYMKLIHPHKMRLSLEYVLNRSMLLDLKLIFQTVWTILK, encoded by the coding sequence GTGTACCCGTTTTTTAAACGGTTGTTTGACGTATTAGCATCCTTGCTCGCGCTCGTAATGCTTTGTCCCGTTTGGGCAGTCATCACCGTCTTGATTAAGAAAGATGGGGGCCCCGTCATATATAAGGCTAGGCGGGTCGGTCTTAATGGAAAGCCCTTTATCATGTGGAAGTTTCGCACCATGGTCGTTAATGCAGATCAGTTGGGCGGTTCATCGACGCCTGACGATGACGCACGAATTACCGATATCGGGCGCTTCCTGCGCCGAACTAAATTGGACGAATTTCCCCAACTTGTGAATGTCTTGAAAGGCGAGATGAGTTTCGTGGGTCCCAGGCCACAAATTCAATGGGCGGTAGACTTATATACACTGGAGGAGCGACAAGTCCTCAGTGTGCGCCCGGGGATGACCGATTCGGCCTCAGTTCGATTTCCAAGCGAGGGTAAAATTCTAAAAGGGAGCAAAGATCCCGATGGCGACTACATGAAGCTCATTCATCCCCACAAAATGCGCTTAAGCTTGGAATACGTACTTAATCGTTCTATGCTCTTGGATCTAAAGCTGATTTTCCAAACGGTTTGGACGATTTTAAAATAG
- a CDS encoding ATP-binding protein encodes MVKRDLDEKLVLLSGPRQVGKTTLSKNLHPASTQYFSFDEGEDRRVILKKAWSPEGDLVVLDELHKMPKWKSWLKGVYDTRGNRPRILVTGSARLDIYRKGGDSLAGRYFYHRLHPFSVSEVKREISPEEALDRLMRFGGFPEPFLKASDRTAKRWRRSHLDRILREDLIDLEQIRNIKLLELLVDLLATRVGKTVSYKSLSEDLQVSPHTVKNWIRVLEQMLVIFIVTPFSKNIARAIQKEPKIYFYDTGRLLQDEGARFENIVACALLKRNHYLEDTEGDRRELHYIRDREKREVDFLTVIENRPEWLIEAKTSETGPTSALRYYTGRIPGVKASQVVKNLSRKLYDDPVSIEPAAAWLAQLDA; translated from the coding sequence ATGGTTAAGCGGGATCTGGACGAAAAGCTCGTCCTGCTTTCCGGGCCCCGCCAAGTGGGGAAAACCACGCTTTCGAAAAACCTCCACCCTGCTTCAACCCAGTATTTCAGCTTTGACGAAGGGGAGGACCGAAGAGTCATTCTCAAAAAAGCGTGGTCGCCTGAGGGGGACCTCGTCGTTCTCGACGAGCTTCATAAAATGCCGAAGTGGAAATCGTGGCTCAAAGGGGTGTACGACACCCGCGGGAACCGCCCAAGAATTCTTGTCACCGGATCCGCGCGCCTCGATATTTACCGGAAAGGCGGGGATTCGTTAGCCGGAAGATATTTTTACCACCGCTTGCACCCCTTTTCAGTCTCTGAAGTGAAACGCGAGATTTCCCCTGAAGAAGCTCTCGACCGCTTGATGCGTTTCGGCGGTTTTCCCGAACCGTTTTTGAAAGCTTCCGACCGGACCGCAAAGAGATGGCGCCGCTCGCACCTTGACCGGATCTTGCGGGAGGATCTAATCGATCTCGAACAGATTCGTAACATCAAGCTGCTCGAACTACTGGTCGATCTTCTGGCCACCCGAGTGGGAAAAACCGTTTCGTACAAATCCTTGTCTGAAGATCTCCAGGTGTCTCCGCATACGGTCAAGAACTGGATCCGTGTGCTCGAGCAAATGTTGGTGATCTTCATCGTAACGCCATTTTCCAAAAACATCGCCCGCGCGATTCAGAAGGAACCGAAGATCTACTTTTACGATACCGGACGACTTTTACAGGACGAGGGGGCGAGGTTTGAGAACATCGTTGCCTGCGCCCTGCTCAAGAGAAATCACTATCTGGAGGATACGGAAGGGGACCGTCGGGAGTTGCATTACATCCGGGACCGGGAGAAACGGGAAGTCGATTTTTTAACCGTCATTGAGAACCGTCCGGAATGGCTCATCGAAGCCAAAACAAGCGAAACGGGTCCCACATCCGCGTTACGCTATTACACAGGACGGATCCCCGGCGTGAAGGCGAGCCAGGTGGTGAAAAATCTGTCGCGAAAATTATATGACGACCCCGTTTCTATCGAACCGGCTGCGGCGTGGCTAGCGCAGTTGGATGCGTGA
- a CDS encoding DegT/DnrJ/EryC1/StrS family aminotransferase, producing the protein MNERIPLLDLRSQFRTIEKEARAAIDRVLASQRFILGPEVEALEQEISAYVGCKFGVGVSSGSDALLIALMVLGVGPGDEVITSPYTFFATGGAISRVGARPVYVDIEPNSFNIDPNKVESAITKKTKAIIPVHLFGQGAEMKPILDAADRHGIPVIEDAAQAIGAEYQGRRLGSMGRIGCFSFFPSKNLGAFGDAGMVTTNDADLAEKLRIFRSHGSKPKYFHKWIGGNFRIDALQAAILRAKFAHLETWTKARQRNADRYDRLFTEAGVSEFVTTPWRRPGDRHIFNQYVLRTKRRDDLKKFLAEKGIETEIYYPLPLHLQECFAYLGYKKGACPESERAAQDTLAIPVYPEITESQQARVVETIRAFFR; encoded by the coding sequence GTGAACGAAAGAATTCCCCTGCTCGACCTCCGTTCTCAATTCCGAACGATTGAAAAAGAGGCGAGGGCCGCGATCGATCGCGTCTTGGCGTCCCAACGTTTCATCTTGGGGCCTGAGGTGGAAGCCCTGGAGCAGGAGATATCGGCCTACGTCGGCTGCAAATTCGGCGTCGGCGTCAGCTCCGGAAGCGATGCGCTGTTAATAGCTCTGATGGTGCTCGGCGTGGGACCCGGAGACGAAGTCATTACATCGCCCTATACGTTCTTCGCCACCGGCGGGGCCATTTCGAGAGTCGGCGCCCGGCCCGTCTACGTGGATATTGAACCAAATTCATTCAACATCGACCCGAACAAGGTTGAATCCGCAATCACGAAGAAAACCAAGGCAATCATTCCCGTGCATCTGTTCGGCCAGGGAGCGGAGATGAAACCGATTCTCGACGCCGCCGATCGACATGGAATTCCGGTGATCGAAGATGCCGCACAGGCCATTGGAGCCGAGTATCAAGGGCGACGGCTCGGTTCGATGGGACGGATCGGATGCTTCAGCTTCTTTCCTTCGAAGAATCTCGGAGCGTTCGGCGACGCGGGGATGGTGACGACGAACGATGCCGACCTGGCCGAGAAACTTCGGATCTTTCGCTCCCACGGATCAAAACCGAAATACTTTCACAAATGGATCGGCGGGAACTTCCGAATCGACGCCCTTCAAGCGGCGATTTTACGGGCCAAGTTCGCCCATCTTGAAACCTGGACGAAGGCGCGACAACGCAATGCGGACCGCTATGATCGGCTCTTCACTGAGGCCGGCGTGAGTGAATTCGTTACGACTCCCTGGAGGCGACCGGGGGATCGGCACATTTTTAACCAGTATGTCCTACGGACGAAAAGGCGGGACGACCTCAAGAAGTTTTTGGCTGAAAAAGGGATCGAGACGGAAATTTACTATCCCCTCCCCCTTCACCTTCAGGAGTGTTTCGCCTACCTCGGTTACAAGAAAGGAGCCTGCCCCGAGTCTGAGCGGGCGGCGCAAGATACGCTGGCCATACCGGTCTATCCCGAAATTACGGAGTCTCAGCAGGCGCGAGTCGTCGAAACGATCCGGGCCTTTTTTCGCTAA
- a CDS encoding UDP-glucose/GDP-mannose dehydrogenase family protein, producing MKICVIGTGYVGLVTGTCFAETGNDVTCVDTDKSKIDRLQKGEVPFYEPGLGELVTRNVGEGRLRFSTAVDSGISEAVISFICVGTPSSSDGSADLKAVEAVAEQVGKAAPKGAVLVLKSTVPVGTAEECTKILNSMKRADIHVVSNPEFLREGTAVQDCLIPDRIVIGTLDMAVSALLRELYSPFVRTGHPVFAMDHKSAELTKYAANALLALRISFMNEISMICEKEGADIANVREAIGADHRIGPQYLFPSVGFGGSCFPKDVRALTAHAREIDVEPRLLQATLDVNEAQKQAFVGRVLRHFGGEASAKGKRVAIWGLAFKAKTDDIRESPALTVIDGLLAAGMKLHVFDPVANANAKVVYGDRLTYASSTYGALEGAAALCVLTEWNQFRHPDFGKIKSTLASPVIFDGRNLYDPQALKKLGFTYYSIGRPPASN from the coding sequence ATGAAAATTTGCGTGATCGGAACCGGTTACGTGGGACTGGTTACCGGTACCTGCTTTGCCGAAACCGGCAACGACGTGACATGTGTCGACACCGATAAAAGCAAAATCGACCGTCTGCAAAAAGGAGAGGTTCCGTTTTACGAACCGGGGCTCGGGGAGCTCGTCACACGAAACGTCGGGGAAGGGCGGCTCAGGTTCTCCACAGCCGTCGATTCCGGCATTTCCGAAGCGGTGATCAGTTTCATCTGCGTGGGCACGCCGTCGTCGTCCGACGGTTCCGCGGATTTAAAGGCGGTGGAAGCGGTCGCCGAACAGGTGGGAAAGGCCGCTCCGAAAGGCGCCGTACTGGTTCTCAAGAGCACTGTCCCCGTGGGTACGGCGGAAGAGTGCACCAAAATCCTAAACTCCATGAAGCGGGCGGACATCCACGTCGTCTCGAATCCCGAGTTTCTCCGCGAAGGGACGGCGGTTCAGGATTGTTTGATCCCCGATCGGATCGTCATCGGGACGCTCGATATGGCCGTGTCGGCTCTCTTGCGCGAACTCTATTCGCCGTTTGTCCGCACGGGGCATCCGGTTTTTGCCATGGACCACAAGTCGGCGGAGCTGACGAAATATGCGGCAAATGCCCTTCTCGCCCTTCGGATTTCGTTCATGAACGAAATCTCGATGATCTGCGAAAAAGAAGGGGCCGACATCGCCAACGTTCGTGAAGCGATCGGTGCCGATCACCGGATCGGTCCTCAATATCTTTTCCCAAGCGTCGGATTCGGCGGTTCCTGTTTTCCCAAGGACGTGCGGGCGTTGACGGCGCACGCGCGCGAGATTGACGTTGAACCCCGTCTCCTTCAGGCCACGCTGGACGTGAACGAGGCGCAGAAGCAAGCGTTTGTGGGACGCGTTCTTCGGCACTTCGGGGGGGAAGCTTCGGCCAAGGGGAAACGGGTCGCGATTTGGGGTCTGGCGTTTAAAGCGAAGACCGACGATATCCGCGAATCTCCCGCGCTTACGGTGATCGACGGCCTTTTGGCCGCCGGAATGAAACTTCATGTGTTCGATCCGGTGGCCAACGCCAACGCCAAAGTCGTTTATGGGGACCGTCTGACGTACGCGTCATCGACATACGGCGCTTTAGAAGGGGCAGCCGCTCTCTGCGTCCTGACGGAATGGAACCAGTTCCGCCATCCCGACTTTGGAAAAATCAAATCCACGCTGGCGTCTCCCGTCATCTTTGACGGCCGAAATCTCTACGATCCGCAGGCGCTGAAGAAACTCGGGTTTACGTACTACTCGATCGGCCGGCCGCCTGCCTCGAATTGA
- a CDS encoding ATP-binding protein — MFVPRRIATKLLRLVRTFPAVAVTGARQTGKTTLLLRLFGDRAEHIVFDPIVDVGRAREDPELFLANHNPPLILDEIQYAPQLASSLKRKVDRESRKGRYLITGSQQWNVMKLLAESLAGRVGFVDLDAFSLQEVHRGNEKTSWLELWLKNPQRWVRERKRLHRHRVKLYQHIWKGSLPEAHLAQLKSIPDFWKAYERTYIERDVRQMAEISNLALFTRFFRLVAALTAQEINYSELGREIGVTPQTSQRWLSILQSSFQWYAVPAYSRNSIKKVSERPKGHFGDTGLVCHALAISTPGALESHPAWGAIFESAVYGELRKLSGAMDTPPHVYHWRAHSGAEIDFVLERDGMLYPIEAKGKQSITRHDVKGLKAFREAFPREQIAPGLIIAPVEEIAQITENDYVVPWDLVG; from the coding sequence ATGTTTGTTCCCCGCCGAATCGCGACCAAGCTCCTCCGGCTGGTCCGAACATTCCCGGCCGTAGCGGTCACCGGCGCCCGCCAGACGGGAAAAACGACCCTACTGCTCCGTCTCTTCGGCGATCGCGCGGAGCATATCGTTTTCGATCCAATCGTGGATGTGGGAAGAGCGCGTGAAGATCCGGAGCTCTTTCTCGCGAATCACAACCCGCCGCTGATTTTGGACGAGATTCAATACGCGCCCCAGTTGGCTTCGAGCCTCAAGCGCAAGGTGGACCGGGAGAGCCGCAAGGGCCGTTACTTGATCACCGGTTCGCAGCAATGGAATGTGATGAAGCTGTTGGCTGAAAGCTTGGCGGGCCGCGTCGGGTTCGTTGATCTCGACGCTTTTTCGCTCCAAGAGGTCCATCGAGGGAACGAAAAGACTTCTTGGCTCGAACTGTGGCTGAAGAATCCGCAGCGATGGGTCCGGGAACGAAAAAGACTCCACCGACACCGGGTTAAGCTGTACCAACATATTTGGAAAGGTTCCCTGCCCGAGGCACATCTTGCGCAACTCAAAAGCATTCCAGATTTCTGGAAAGCCTACGAACGAACTTACATCGAACGGGACGTCCGGCAGATGGCTGAGATTTCGAACCTCGCGCTGTTTACGCGCTTTTTCCGTCTTGTGGCCGCGCTGACAGCCCAGGAAATTAATTACAGTGAACTCGGACGCGAGATCGGAGTGACACCGCAAACTTCCCAACGCTGGCTCTCGATTCTTCAATCCTCTTTTCAATGGTATGCGGTGCCTGCTTACAGCCGAAATAGCATCAAGAAGGTGAGTGAAAGGCCGAAAGGGCATTTCGGCGACACGGGTCTGGTCTGTCATGCTCTGGCGATCTCCACGCCAGGGGCCTTAGAGAGTCATCCCGCTTGGGGCGCTATTTTCGAATCGGCTGTTTACGGCGAGCTCCGAAAGCTGAGCGGCGCGATGGATACTCCGCCCCATGTCTACCATTGGCGCGCCCACAGCGGAGCAGAGATCGATTTTGTCTTGGAACGGGATGGAATGTTGTACCCGATTGAGGCAAAAGGGAAACAGTCGATCACCCGCCACGACGTGAAAGGCCTAAAAGCGTTCCGCGAAGCTTTTCCGCGCGAACAGATCGCGCCGGGTCTGATTATTGCGCCGGTGGAAGAAATTGCTCAAATCACGGAAAACGACTACGTCGTCCCCTGGGATCTGGTGGGGTGA
- a CDS encoding type II toxin-antitoxin system VapC family toxin, whose product MAAIFLDSNPVMYLVGAAHPLKERTSELLRDLSTEDAVLITSAEVFQELLHRYHSIRRYAAFSQAWSTLEEMVDEVLPVTLSDVRTAGDLVLEQPTRGARDSLHVAVAIHHGIRRILTFDQGFEDYPMIEVVR is encoded by the coding sequence TTGGCCGCAATCTTCCTCGATAGCAATCCGGTCATGTACTTGGTAGGCGCGGCCCATCCGTTGAAAGAGCGAACGAGTGAGCTTTTGCGCGACCTTTCGACAGAAGATGCGGTTTTGATAACGAGTGCGGAGGTTTTTCAAGAGCTGTTGCATCGATACCACTCGATTCGGCGTTATGCGGCGTTTTCACAAGCATGGTCCACGTTGGAAGAGATGGTGGATGAAGTCCTGCCCGTAACGCTTTCGGACGTTCGCACAGCCGGCGACCTCGTATTGGAACAACCGACGCGGGGTGCGCGCGATTCGCTCCACGTCGCAGTGGCGATCCATCACGGAATTCGCCGAATCTTGACGTTCGATCAGGGCTTTGAAGACTACCCGATGATCGAAGTTGTTCGTTGA
- a CDS encoding Gfo/Idh/MocA family oxidoreductase, producing the protein MAKDTSPIVAIIGTGYWGINHVRVFFELQALGGIFDSDATRSCEVNARFHAKKSYEKLESVLSDSALHGLVISTPAVTHFEISMRALEMGKDVLVEKPLALRFGEAQQMADFAKSSGRILMVGHLLQYHPGMVKLRELVAGGDLGTVEYIYSNRLNLGKIRTEENALWSFAPHDISVMLWLTGAMPIQVNAVGGSYLQPNVADTTISTFVFDNGVRGHIYVSWLHPFKEQRLVVVGSKKMAVFDDRAPKGRKLLLYDKKVSMVNGNFVAEKPEGIPVPFDEETEPLRAECEHFLECVRTRQKPRTDGEEGLRVLKVLQSCQRSLQMNGQPVQVLEYRN; encoded by the coding sequence ATGGCTAAGGATACTAGTCCCATAGTAGCCATCATTGGCACGGGATATTGGGGAATAAATCACGTTCGCGTTTTTTTTGAACTCCAAGCTCTGGGAGGAATATTTGACTCGGACGCCACCCGGTCCTGTGAGGTAAACGCCCGGTTTCACGCAAAGAAGTCCTATGAGAAGCTTGAGTCCGTCCTTTCCGATTCAGCTTTGCACGGCTTAGTTATATCAACCCCAGCCGTCACACATTTTGAGATATCCATGCGAGCGCTGGAGATGGGCAAAGACGTTCTGGTCGAAAAGCCGTTGGCTCTGCGATTTGGCGAAGCGCAACAGATGGCTGACTTTGCTAAGTCAAGCGGGCGCATCCTAATGGTGGGACACTTGCTGCAATATCACCCTGGCATGGTGAAGTTGAGAGAACTCGTGGCGGGTGGAGATCTTGGGACAGTCGAATACATCTATTCCAACCGATTGAACCTCGGAAAGATTCGTACCGAGGAAAATGCCCTCTGGTCGTTCGCGCCGCACGACATCTCGGTGATGTTGTGGCTGACGGGAGCGATGCCGATTCAGGTCAATGCGGTCGGAGGAAGTTATTTGCAGCCGAATGTCGCGGATACGACGATTTCAACGTTCGTCTTCGACAACGGCGTTCGGGGTCACATCTATGTCAGCTGGCTTCACCCGTTCAAAGAACAGCGGCTGGTGGTCGTGGGGTCGAAAAAAATGGCGGTTTTTGACGACCGGGCGCCCAAAGGGAGAAAGTTGCTCCTTTACGACAAGAAAGTTTCGATGGTGAATGGGAATTTCGTCGCGGAGAAGCCGGAGGGGATTCCGGTGCCGTTCGATGAGGAAACCGAACCGCTTCGGGCGGAGTGCGAGCACTTCCTGGAGTGCGTTCGAACGCGTCAAAAGCCTCGGACGGACGGCGAGGAAGGGCTTCGCGTATTGAAGGTCTTGCAGAGTTGCCAACGATCGCTTCAGATGAACGGCCAGCCGGTACAGGTGCTGGAATACCGGAACTGA